A region from the Halosolutus gelatinilyticus genome encodes:
- a CDS encoding translation initiation factor eIF-2B, with amino-acid sequence MIDETVEEIQEMKTHSSSVVAVNATRALEELIDREFATVEEYERALERNGRALRRANPSHASLQNAVRAVVDQVTATGADSVEEAKGYTTEAIADVVAQVESGKRRAAENAVAHLEDGATLLTHDYSSTVIEALERAVEAGKSFDVYITEARPRYIGRKTARTLAELDGIDPTLIIDSANGLYLPKCDQVVVGMDCIVDDTLYNRVGTFPIATTAAHLDVPVTVVGASSKIVTEGFVFENEFRPGSEVMPEPADGFAVENPAYDATPVSLLDSVITDDGRQEF; translated from the coding sequence ATGATCGACGAGACGGTCGAGGAAATCCAGGAGATGAAGACCCACAGCTCCTCGGTAGTCGCCGTAAACGCGACCCGCGCCCTCGAGGAACTGATCGACCGCGAGTTCGCCACCGTCGAGGAGTACGAGCGGGCGCTCGAACGGAACGGGCGAGCGCTCCGTCGGGCGAATCCTTCGCACGCCTCGCTGCAGAACGCCGTTCGCGCGGTCGTCGACCAGGTGACGGCCACGGGAGCCGACAGCGTCGAGGAAGCCAAGGGGTACACGACGGAGGCGATCGCCGACGTCGTCGCGCAGGTCGAGTCGGGCAAGCGACGAGCGGCGGAGAACGCCGTGGCCCACCTCGAAGACGGCGCGACGCTGCTGACTCACGACTACTCCTCGACGGTGATCGAAGCCCTCGAACGGGCGGTCGAGGCCGGCAAGTCGTTCGACGTCTACATCACGGAGGCCCGGCCGCGATACATCGGGCGCAAGACGGCCCGGACGCTCGCCGAACTCGACGGGATCGACCCGACCCTGATCATCGACAGCGCGAACGGACTCTACCTGCCGAAGTGCGATCAGGTCGTCGTCGGGATGGACTGCATCGTCGACGACACGCTGTACAACCGGGTCGGAACCTTCCCGATCGCGACGACTGCGGCCCACCTCGACGTGCCCGTCACCGTCGTCGGCGCGTCGTCGAAGATCGTCACCGAGGGGTTCGTCTTCGAGAACGAGTTCCGACCGGGCAGCGAAGTCATGCCCGAACCCGCGGACGGGTTCGCCGTCGAGAACCCGGCCTACGACGCCACGCCCGTTTCGCTGCTCGACAGCGTCAT
- a CDS encoding DUF5783 family protein has product MTEFDPAKFEEKYVHYFEELQEAYSNAYQQLHGRYDSEVLRAIDRQILSESEPVYEGNGEFRVDLPDNPADRVPNVAEHDQFEVVLEELVDRIEAELCRGFEFKE; this is encoded by the coding sequence ATGACCGAATTCGACCCGGCGAAGTTCGAGGAGAAGTACGTCCACTACTTCGAGGAACTCCAGGAGGCGTACTCGAACGCCTACCAGCAGTTACACGGCCGGTACGACTCAGAGGTCCTCCGCGCGATCGATCGGCAGATACTGAGCGAGAGCGAACCCGTTTACGAGGGAAACGGCGAGTTCCGAGTCGACCTTCCGGACAACCCTGCCGATCGCGTTCCGAACGTCGCCGAGCACGACCAGTTCGAGGTCGTCCTCGAGGAGCTCGTCGATCGGATCGAGGCCGAGTTGTGTCGGGGCTTCGAGTTCAAGGAGTGA